The following are from one region of the Lepeophtheirus salmonis chromosome 8, UVic_Lsal_1.4, whole genome shotgun sequence genome:
- the Atf-2 gene encoding uncharacterized protein Atf-2, which produces MPKRPSVTIPSTTPKLLDTPTPTKLLEAVDEAGVFQDLSESPFDRDFRKATKNEEEVLNTPQILPPTPIEKTSRVTPVKTGLKPIAPKDSNAQLILKLPTGPSFFLSNLPFALQDPLKPESNPHLPTKLSRAEDVRERNRFAAIRSRERKRKKIEYELDKSKKLQQFNTSLVQENESLKRKLQELETALTNKICKFCSSRLKDTHVSK; this is translated from the coding sequence ATGCCAAAGAGACCCTCGGTCACTATTCCCTCAACAACTCCCAAGTTATTAGATACACCAACTCCAACCAAGCTCCTAGAAGCTGTTGATGAAGCTGGGGTATTTCAGGACCTTTCTGAAAGCCCCTTCGATAGAGACTTTCgaaaagcaacaaaaaatgaagaggaAGTACTTAATACACCCCAAATTTTACCTCCGACACCTATTGAGAAAACTTCAAGGGTTACACCAGTCAAAACTGGGCTTAAACCCATTGCTCCCAAAGATTCGAATGCCCAGTTAATTCTTAAATTACCAACTGGTCCTTCATTCTTTCTCTCTAATCTTCCATTTGCACTTCAAGATCCATTAAAGCCTGAGAGCAATCCTCATCTTCCTACAAAACTTTCTCGAGCAGAGGATGTGCGTGAAAGAAATCGATTTGCAGCGATTCGAAGTCGTGAgcggaagagaaaaaaaatagaatatgaatTGGACAAGTCAAAAAAGTTGCAGCAATTCAATACTTCTCTAGTCCAAGAAAATGAAAGTCTAAAACGAAAGCTTCAAGAGTTGGAGACAGCCTTAAccaataaaatttgcaaattttgttcTTCTAGATTAAAGGATACCCAcgtatcaaaataa
- the Ns3 gene encoding large subunit GTPase 1 homolog translates to MTKSNPLGKSLLRKKRQIRDVSTRHTSIADGAPSISITENTSIDEFIANAEAAEREFTAHRGFSKIIVPDHGEMESSKRGDGALHHHEGTIDEEEDENEDEFCSIPKKPDHFGVDAEEFKRLENQSFLQWKRSLNRIQLKYPSMPLFEKNLDFWRQLWKILELSDVLIQVVDARNPLFYESTDLALYLQEIAMRSGLKKSSVLLLNKADFLSRRQREIWSNYFKESDTLTIFFSAIGEHDEEQSQDIRDLSFNSPNILSPQSVLELFKTLGRHPLTVGFVGYPNVGKSSSINRFLNPGKRLQVSATPGKTKHFQTHELEGGSLILVDGPGLVIPSFKMTKAEMVLGGILPIDNLTDYMPSVETLLQRISFGDITKHYGIMSTKILQAADRSGSPASKFLSAFGLMRGFMKPGGVPDTARAARLVLKDFVQGKLVYCSGPPNADPDSFKPPIEDEELSSAIKEAEDLSIRESFPEISRSFGVHVRGKKGSLLPGQNKKHHSNKKKREKVRRVYPDSNY, encoded by the coding sequence ATGACTAAATCTAACCCTCTTGGGAAATCCTTGCTTCGCAAGAAGCGGCAGATTCGAGATGTATCCACCCGGCACACTTCTATCGCGGATGGCGCCCCGTCCATATCCATAACTGAGAATACGTCTATTGACGAGTTTATTGCTAATGCTGAGGCGGCTGAAAGGGAATTCACGGCTCATCGTGGATTCTCTAAAATCATTGTTCCTGATCATGGGGAAATGGAATCATCGAAGAGAGGTGATGGGGCCCTGCATCATCATGAGGGAACAATTGACGAGGAAGAAGATGAAAACGAAGACGAGTTTTGTAGTATTCCCAAGAAACCAGATCATTTTGGAGTGGATGCTGAGGAATTCAAGAGACTCGAAAATCAATCTTTTCTGCAGTGGAAACGTTCATTAAACCGAATTCAACTAAAATATCCTTCTATGCCtttattcgaaaaaaacttGGATTTTTGGCGGCAACTCTGGAAGATCCTTGAGCTCTCCGATGTTCTCATTCAAGTAGTTGATGCTAGAAATCCCCTCTTTTATGAGAGTACAGATCTTGCACTATATCTACAAGAAATTGCGATGAGATCCGGCCTTAAAAAAAGCTCTGTACTACTCCTCAATAAAGCAGATTTCCTCTCCCGAAGACAAAGAGAGATTTGGTCCAACTATTTTAAGGAGAGTGACACGCTAACTATATTTTTCTCTGCAATAGGAGAACATGATGAGGAGCAAAGTCAGGATATTCGTGATTTATCATTCAATTCCCCCAATATTCTCTCTCCTCAGTCAGttcttgaattatttaaaacctTGGGTCGTCATCCCCTCACCGTTGGCTTTGTTGGCTATCCTAATGTTGGAAAAAGCTCTTCCATAAATCGTTTCCTTAATCCTGGAAAACGACTACAGGTTTCTGCTACCCCTGGAAAAACAAAGCATTTTCAAACGCATGAACTCGAAGGAGGCAGTCTCATACTGGTTGATGGTCCTGGTCTTGTCATTCCGTCTTTCAAAATGACTAAAGCTGAAATGGTTCTAGGGGGTATTCTCCCTATAGATAATTTAACAGATTATATGCCTTCAGTCGAGACCTTACTTCAACGCATATCCTTCGGGGATATTACCAAACATTATGGGATAATGTCAACTAAAATTCTACAAGCTGCAGATAGAAGCGGAAGTCCTGCTAGTAAATTCCTTTCTGCATTTGGTCTGATGCGAGGCTTCATGAAACCTGGAGGTGTTCCTGATACAGCCAGAGCTGCAAGATTAGTATTGAAGGACTTTGTTCAAGGGAAATTAGTGTATTGTAGTGGACCCCCCAACGCAGACCCGGATAGCTTTAAACCTCCCATAGAAGATGAGGAATTAAGTTCTGCTATCAAAGAGGCAGAGGATTTGTCAATAAGGGAATCATTTCCTGAAATCTCACGGAGCTTCGGAGTTCATGTCAGAGGAAAAAAAGGATCTTTACTTCCTGGACAAAATAAGAAACATCACTCTAACAAAAAGAAACGTGAAAAAGTTCGGAGAGTCTATCCTGACTCCAACTATTGA
- the Hakai gene encoding uncharacterized protein Hakai, translating to MAALELVMDNNAPNNTKPGGGGGVSISRRPKKAVIESDSEEEVETEDPCSLNEFDGIVRSSGASSINYSMDISQLEAPTFTTLDRGPCQSMTMLQWDHGVNLIGKKVVNPMIHCCDKCLKPILIYGRMIPCKHVFCLKCAQSEKNGSCSRCGEKISHVDHAGLGSIYMCSHGGSRYGNNGCRRTYLSQRDLQAHIRHRHVKSATPAEAPQPAVPSAVSSVTNPPTRVTSAPPPLLKQQPLPTHTDSYRKEDPYRTTYSPRTLHTPASVAAPPAPPPLHPPPPQQVTQPISVISSNRTASNLITVPIEGDQNGDHYAGYPYNGQYAPGAHPYPNYSHPPPNYPAPSAAAVAAAGDPNYYPNYENAYSGSYRTPNPGGAPGGAAPSYYRR from the exons ATGGCTGCTCTGGAATTGGTGATGGATAATAACGCACCCAACAATACTAAACCCGGTGGGGGTGGTGGAGTCTCTATATCCAGGCGGCCAAAAAAAGCG GTGATTGAGAGTGATTCGGAAGAAGAGGTGGAGACGGAGGATCCTTGTTCATTGAATGAGTTTGATGGAATCGTGAGGAGCAGCGGGGCGAGTTCCATCAATTATAGCATGGACATTTCTCAGTTGGAGGCCCCCACTTTTACAACGTTGGATCGAGGTCCTTGCCAATCCATGACGATGCTTCAATGGGATCACGGAGTCAATCTCATTGGAAAGAAA GTCGTGAATCCCATGATCCACTGCTGCGACAAATGCCTGAAACCCATACTCATCTACGGGCGCATGATTCCCTGTAAGCACGTCTTTTGTCTCAAGTGTGCCCAGTCAGAAAAGAACGGATCTTGTTCTAGATGTGGGGAAAAAATCTCCCACGTAGACCACGCTGGGCTTGGCTCCATTTATATGTGTTCTCATGGAGGCTCCAGATATGGAAACAATGGATGTAGGAGGACTTATCTCAGCCAAAGAGATTTGCAGGCTCACATTCGACACAGACATGTTAAATCCGCTACACCGGCTGAGGCACCACAGCCAGCTGTTCCTTCTGCAGTTTCTTCTGTTACGAATCCTCCAACTCGTGTGACCTCTGCACCGCCCCCTCTTCTAAAGCAACAACCTCTCCCAACTCATACTGATAGCTATCGTAAGGAGGACCCATACCGCACGACATATTCGCCTAGGACATTACACACTCCAGCATCAGTAGCAGCGCCACCAGCCCCACCTCCACTTCATCCTCCTCCACCCCAACAAGTGACTCAACCCATTTCGGTTATTAGCTCAAATAGAACAGCATCTAACCTCATCACCGTCCCTATTGAAGGCGATCAAAATGGGGATCACTATGCAGGTTATCCTTACAACGGACAATATGCTCCAGGAGCTCATCCATACCCAAACTATTCTCATCCTCCACCTAACTATCCTGCACCATCTGCCGCGGCCGTGGCAGCAGCTGGAGATCCCAACTATTACCCTAATTATGAAAATGCTTATAGTGGAAGTTATCGGACTCCCAATCCCGGTGGTGCTCCTGGAGGAGCTGCTCCTTCGTACTAtagaagataa
- the LOC121122600 gene encoding dynein regulatory complex subunit 4 — translation MPPKKKGSKKKTGKKSGSAKGPTIIDGVPVSEMSKEQLEGHVKRLQDELAREREERNFYQLERDRITTFWDLSKKQLEECKAETRIKDHELEEAEERQQMEINVYKQKVKHLLYEQESTFAALKAENMVSMKVNREENQKQEQLHLNDKKQLMDRLAKKDEKYQEVLRQSKLKQVEEIEKSREEFEERVQEMEQRYSNRYMNLRNEYELRLKTELSNTEERKNLQIDNLKKKNEKAFMDIKNYYNDITLNNLAMISTLKEEIKTKEDKLDRNEKLLSSIQNENKKLSEPLQRTKEQLNELQRQLGTQEKDKKELISTKSKLKSCQKDLESIKWELDVLHQKYDQVCGERNQLHENFSSAILEIQRKSSLRHSVLEKKIQDMREDLDIKNTLLRKSEGTFSKGKNKDEEIIKKQGLRIIELHKQILWMKQRQEWGDSLSSSNMSRSSSSTLNRSSSSCSRGSSLQQS, via the exons ATGCCTCCGAAGAAAAAAGGATCTAAGAAAAAGACTGGGAAAAAATCTGGATCCGCTAAAGGTCCAACCATCATCGATGGCGTCCCAGTCAGTGAAATGTCCAAAGAACAACTTGAAGGGCATGTAAAGCGTCTCCAGGATGAA CTTGCTAGGGAGAGAGAAGAACGTAATTTCTATCAATTAGAAAGGGATCGCATTACAACATTTTGGGACTTGAGTAAAAAACAGTTGGAAGAATGTAAAGCTGAGACCCGTATCAAAGACCATGAATTAGAAGAGGCAGAAGAAAG ACAGCAAAtggaaataaatgtatacaagCAAAAGGTGAAACATTTGCTGTATGAGCAGGAAAGTACGTTTGCTGCACTCAAAGCAGAGAATATGGTGAGTATGAAGGTGAATCGAGAGGAAAATCAGAAGCAGGAACAATTACATCTGAACGATAAAAAGCAATTAATGGATCGTCTCGctaaaaaggatgaaaaatatcaagaagTTCTACGGcagtcaaaattaaaacaagtaGAGGAAATAGAAAAATCCCGTGAGGAATTTGAAGAGAGAGTCCAAGAGATGGAACAAAGATACTCCA aTAGGTATATGAATCTCCGTAATGAGTACGAGCTCCGATTAAAGACTGAGCTTTCCAACACAGAGGAAAGAAAAAACcttcaaattgataatttaaagaaaaagaatgaaaaagcATTTATGGAcataaaaaactattacaaCGATATAACGCTTAATAATTTAGCAATGATTAGTACAttgaaggaagaaataaaaaccaaagAAGATAAATTGGATAGAAATGAAAAACTTTTGTCTTCCATtcaaaacgaaaataaaaaactctctGAGCCACTCCAGAGAACAAAGGAACAACTCAACGAATTACAAAGACAACTAGGAACTCAAGAAAAAGATAAA aaagagtTGATCAGtaccaaatcaaaattaaagtCTTGCCAAAAGGATTTGGAGAGCATCAAATGGGAGTTGGACGTTTTGCATCAAAAGTACGATCAAGTTTGCG GAGAAAGAAATCAACTTCACGAGAATTTTAGTTCAGCCATATTAGAAATCCAAAGGAAATCGTCATTAAGACATTCagttttagaaaagaaaatacaggATATGAGAGAGGATTTGGATATTAAGAACACTCTACTTCGAAAGTCTGAAGGAACATTTTCCAAAGGGAAGAACAAGGAcgaagaaattattaaaaagcaGGGTCTCCGTATCATTGAGCTCCATAAACAGATACTTTGGATGAAACAGAGACAGGAGTGGGGGGATAGTTTGAGCTCCAGTAACATGAGTAGATCCTCATCTTCCACACTAAATAGATCGTCCTCATCATGTAGTCGTGGTTCGTCACTGCAGCAAAGCTGA